CTCTCTTCTTTTGCAGATGTCCCTATCTTTCAAGGGCATGTTTTTATCACGAAAGAGGAGATTATCACTTGTCTCAAGGACAACGTAGAAGAAATGGAGGAACGCTACCGCTATATGAAAAATCACCCAGACTTTGTAGCTGGGATGAACTTCTCTCAGTTTGGACTTCGTCCCAAATTCATCTTCTTTGATGAGTGGGCGGCTCTGATGGCAAAACTAGAAGGAAACTACCAACTCCAACAACAGGTCAATCAGTATCTTACCCAGCTCATTCTGGAAGCTCGCCAAGCAGGTATCTTCGTTATCATGGCTATGCAACGCCCTGATGGAGAGTATATCAAAACTAGCTTGCGTGACCAATTTATGAAACGTCTTTCAGTGGGACACTTAGAAGATACAGGATACACCATGATGTACGGTGATGCTAACAAAAACAAAGAATTTAAGTACATTGATGAGATTGATGGAAAGAAGGTTATTGGACGAGGCTATATTGCTAATGCTGGAGAAATTGCACGAGAATTTTTCTCTCCTAATGTTCCATTTGACAAAGGTTTTTCATTCAATGAAGCCTTTATAAAAATGTCACCATTAACCGATACACCAGTCATTGCAGTATCTAATAAACAACCACAGAAGGCTATTTTAGAACAACCATCTGAACAACTCATATTGGATTCTTATACCATATCAGAGGCAAAACAAAAATTAGACAAGACCTATGATCAGATTAAAAAAATGGTCAACCTGATTGAAAAAGACAACTACCATACATTTGAAAGACAAGGAGGAAAACTTATTTTCAGTCCTGATGACCTTTATGACCTAGAGGTCATTTCAGATTGAAGACAAAGTCCTAGAAACACTTGTTTCTGAGGGCTTTTTTTGATGTCAAGGAGTATAATAGAGGTAAGAAGAATGTGAGGTGTTGGCTATGTTTCACAAAGAAAATCCCGATTATAACCGTCGTCAAGTAGGCTTCTATACGCTTGAAGAGTTAGTTCCAAAGGACCACTTTCTGCGTCAGTTGGAGGAAACTGTCGACTTTTCTGTCATCTATGACTTGGTGGAGGATAGTTATTCCTCAGACAAGGGTCGTCCTAGCCTTGACCCTGTTATGCTGGTCAAAATCCCTCTGATTCAGTGCTTCTATAGCATTCGCTCCATGCGTCAGACCATCAAGGACATTGAGGTCAATGTTGCCTATCGTTGGTTTCTGGGCTTGAGTCTGGACGATAAGGTGCCTCATTTTACCACATACGGTAAAAACTACAGTCTTCGTTTCGCTGAAACAGAAGTGATCACGCGTATCTTCGAACATGTCCTCAATCTCTGTTTGACTGCTGGATTAGTGGACACAGATGAGATTTTCATCGACGGAACGCACATCAAAGCAGCTGCCAACAACCATAAATACAGACGACAAGAGGTCGAGGCTCAAGCTAAATGGATGAGTGAACAACTCGAAAAAGAAATCGCACAAGATCGGGTAACACATGAAAAAAAGCCCTTAAAGCCCGCCGAAAAAGGCGAGGCTAACACTAAAAAGATGTCCACGACTGACCCTGATAGTGGTTGGTTTCATAAGGGGGAGCATAAGGAGGTTTTCGCTTATGCAGCACAGGTGGCTTGCGACAAACACGGTTGGGCATTAGCCTATACTGTTGAAGCAGGCAATGTCCATGATAGTCAAGCTTTCCCTGCTCTTTTCGCAAAGCTAGAACCGTTTCACCCCAACTATATCATCGCTGACTCTGGTTATAAAACTCCCAGTATTGCCAAATGTCTACTGGACCAGCATATCACACCTGTCTTTCCCTACACCAGACCTCGTGGCAAGAAGGGCATGTTACGACCGAATGATTTCATTTATGACGAGCATTATGACGTCTACCTCTGCCCTGAAAACCAAGTCTTGTCTTACAGCACTACCAACCGTTCTGGCTATCGAGAATACAAGAGTAACCCTAAGATTTGTGCAACTTGTCCACTCCTAAAGAGTTGTACTGAAAGTAAGACCAAGCAGAAGCTAGTCACCAGACATATCTGGAAAGGTTACATGGAGATTTGTGAAGAGATTCGCCACCAAAGAGGGATGAAAGAGCGATATCAGCATCGCAAGGAGACGATAGAGCGACTCTTTGGGACGGCTAAAGAATACCATAATCTCCGCTATACAAGAGAAATTGGTAAGACCAAAATGCGAGATAAGGTTGGGCTGACTTTGGCGTGCCTTAATCTCAAAAAACTGGTGAAAATGAGGGCAGGAAGGCCTTTTTATGTTGCCCTAATCTACTCTTTTAGACTACTTTTTTCAAAAATAACACAGCAAACAAAAAGACAAACTAGTTTAAGGGCTAGTTTGTCTTCGGTCTGAAAGCCTTGATGTCAAGGCTTTTTACTATCCCTTTCGTTCAAAGGTTTCTAGGATTTTACGAGCAGAGCTACACACTCAACATGATGCGTCTGCGGAAATAAATCAACGGGCTGAATCTTGCTAAGTTTGTAGCCTAGCTCTTCATAGTGTTTGACATCACGCGCAAGGGTTGCGACATTACAAGACACGTAGACAATCTTTTCTGGATTCATCTGGCAACTCGCTTTGATAAAACTTTCAGTAAGGCCTTTCCTTGGTGGGTCTACGAGAATGACAGTGGCTTGAACACCTTCTTGCACCCACTTAGCCATGGCTTTTTCAGCGGTATCACAAACATAGTGAGCGTTTGAAATGCCATTTAGGGTTGCATTGCGCTGACTATTTTCTACCGCTTGCGGTACAACTTCTACTCCGTAGACCTTCTTGACATGCTTGGCAAAAGACAAGCCAATCGTTCCAATTCCAGAATAAGCATCAACTACGGTATCATCTGCTGTAACATTCGCAAAATCAATAGCCGTTTGGTAAAGCTGCTCTGCCATTTCAGTATTGACTTGATAAAAGGAAGGAGCTGAGATTTCAAAGCGATTCCCCAACATCTGATCTGTGATACAATCCTTACCATACAAGAGGCGGAATTCAGAACCAAAAATCACATTGGTATCCCGATCATTGATATTTTGCATGATAGAGGTCACCTGTGGGAATTGATCTACCAAGAGCTCAATCAGTTGTTCTATGCGGAAAATCTTTGGTCGAGTTGTCACAAAAATCACCATGATTTCTCCAGAATAATGACCACGGCGAACAATGACATTGCGTATCAAACCTGTTTTTTCTTGTTCATCATAGGGTTTGATGTCAAATCTGCGTAGCAAATCACGTACAGCTAAAATCACTTGATCAATTTCTGGGTGTTGGATATAAAAATCCTCAATCGGCATCAAATCATGGGAATTTTTGCGGAAAAAGCCGGTTTCCAATTGACCATTCACACGGCGAACGGGTACTTGTGCCTTATTTCGATAAGCAACGGGGTGCTCCATACCAAGCGTTAAAGGGACTTCTATATCCTTGATACCAGCAATCTTATACAAACTATCTTTTACTTGCTTGGTTT
The window above is part of the Streptococcus himalayensis genome. Proteins encoded here:
- a CDS encoding FtsK/SpoIIIE domain-containing protein — translated: MRFWHNRGRRVRKYHKHIRGITFALFYLPYLLGCGFFLGLNYQDLLNQPIFYVLLTGSLLLGSLVVSFMLQRYCYSHLLAFSKLDSLRIMANFLLENGYYLSKKIKRDNQTREKIVLPKVYLKQSKFDLKASFILQGNKFQDKFLTLGNTLEIQHDGDFTGKKFSKGYVTYTIAIDQFAGRLNLSEVKMTKQGLRLMKDVYWDYVKQPHLLIGGGTGGGKTVLLMILLYGLAPIADIDICDPKQSDLSSFADVPIFQGHVFITKEEIITCLKDNVEEMEERYRYMKNHPDFVAGMNFSQFGLRPKFIFFDEWAALMAKLEGNYQLQQQVNQYLTQLILEARQAGIFVIMAMQRPDGEYIKTSLRDQFMKRLSVGHLEDTGYTMMYGDANKNKEFKYIDEIDGKKVIGRGYIANAGEIAREFFSPNVPFDKGFSFNEAFIKMSPLTDTPVIAVSNKQPQKAILEQPSEQLILDSYTISEAKQKLDKTYDQIKKMVNLIEKDNYHTFERQGGKLIFSPDDLYDLEVISD
- a CDS encoding IS1182 family transposase is translated as MFHKENPDYNRRQVGFYTLEELVPKDHFLRQLEETVDFSVIYDLVEDSYSSDKGRPSLDPVMLVKIPLIQCFYSIRSMRQTIKDIEVNVAYRWFLGLSLDDKVPHFTTYGKNYSLRFAETEVITRIFEHVLNLCLTAGLVDTDEIFIDGTHIKAAANNHKYRRQEVEAQAKWMSEQLEKEIAQDRVTHEKKPLKPAEKGEANTKKMSTTDPDSGWFHKGEHKEVFAYAAQVACDKHGWALAYTVEAGNVHDSQAFPALFAKLEPFHPNYIIADSGYKTPSIAKCLLDQHITPVFPYTRPRGKKGMLRPNDFIYDEHYDVYLCPENQVLSYSTTNRSGYREYKSNPKICATCPLLKSCTESKTKQKLVTRHIWKGYMEICEEIRHQRGMKERYQHRKETIERLFGTAKEYHNLRYTREIGKTKMRDKVGLTLACLNLKKLVKMRAGRPFYVALIYSFRLLFSKITQQTKRQTSLRASLSSV
- the rlmD gene encoding 23S rRNA (uracil(1939)-C(5))-methyltransferase RlmD: MMKKNDVVEVDIVDLSHEGLGVAKLDGLVFFVENALPSEKIQMRVLKVNKKIGYGKVEERLTTSADRNEAIDVAYLRSGIADLGHLTYEAQLHFKTKQVKDSLYKIAGIKDIEVPLTLGMEHPVAYRNKAQVPVRRVNGQLETGFFRKNSHDLMPIEDFYIQHPEIDQVILAVRDLLRRFDIKPYDEQEKTGLIRNVIVRRGHYSGEIMVIFVTTRPKIFRIEQLIELLVDQFPQVTSIMQNINDRDTNVIFGSEFRLLYGKDCITDQMLGNRFEISAPSFYQVNTEMAEQLYQTAIDFANVTADDTVVDAYSGIGTIGLSFAKHVKKVYGVEVVPQAVENSQRNATLNGISNAHYVCDTAEKAMAKWVQEGVQATVILVDPPRKGLTESFIKASCQMNPEKIVYVSCNVATLARDVKHYEELGYKLSKIQPVDLFPQTHHVECVALLVKS